From a region of the Tenggerimyces flavus genome:
- a CDS encoding VOC family protein, translated as MDMLMDDKIAAFKLTDWRKLGQGLHARYVVSDFGAGVRFVTAVAAAGDELGHHPQVQLGDGYVDLKLISADAIYRDGEGVEHVVEWVTQRDIDLAGRITDVAAELGVVADPGSITTIELALDTANAAAIAPMWAALLTGSTSSVGYGTIGGGVRDVLGRVPNLWFQDTDAHETPRQRFHLDVWVAPEVREQRIAAAVAAGGVIVDDSEAPSFVVLADSDGNKACVCTAEAR; from the coding sequence ATGGACATGCTGATGGACGACAAGATCGCCGCGTTCAAGCTGACGGACTGGCGGAAGCTCGGGCAGGGACTCCATGCCCGGTACGTGGTGAGCGACTTCGGCGCGGGCGTCCGGTTCGTCACCGCGGTGGCCGCCGCGGGGGACGAGCTGGGCCACCACCCGCAGGTGCAGCTGGGTGACGGGTACGTCGATCTCAAGCTGATCAGCGCCGACGCGATCTACCGCGACGGCGAGGGCGTCGAGCACGTCGTCGAATGGGTGACGCAGCGAGACATCGACCTCGCGGGCCGGATCACCGACGTGGCGGCCGAGCTCGGGGTCGTGGCGGATCCGGGGTCGATCACCACGATCGAGCTGGCGCTCGACACGGCCAACGCCGCGGCGATCGCGCCGATGTGGGCGGCGCTGCTGACCGGGAGCACCTCGTCGGTGGGGTACGGCACGATCGGCGGCGGCGTACGGGACGTCCTGGGGCGGGTGCCGAACCTGTGGTTCCAGGACACCGACGCGCACGAGACGCCCCGGCAGCGGTTCCACCTCGACGTGTGGGTGGCGCCGGAGGTGCGCGAGCAGCGGATCGCCGCCGCGGTCGCGGCGGGTGGGGTCATCGTGGACGACAGCGAGGCGCCCTCGTTCGTCGTACTCGCCGACTCCGACGGCAACAAGGCCTGCGTCTGCACGGCCGAGGCGCGTTAA